CGTTTCGCGATCTGCCAGTCTCTGAGCGGGTTGAAGTTCTCGGGCGAACGCACCACACCCACCAGGAGTGCCGCTTCGTTCAGGTTAATCCCGCTCAGATCTTTTCCAAAGTAATATCTTGCTGCGCTGGCGAATCCGTAAAGACCATTCCCCATGTACACGGAGTTTATGTACATCTGCAGAATTTCTTCCTTCGTCCTGTGCCTTTCGAGCCAGAGTGCGATGAACATTTCTCTGATCTTCCTCTGCCAGCTGACTTTCGGTGAAAGGTACAAGGTTCGTGCGAGTTGCTGTGTGATGGTACTTCCTCCCTCGCTGATCGACATGCTGGTGATGTTTCTCACCACGGCCCTCGCGATGCCGAGAGGATCGATGCCCGCGTGGAGATAGAAGCGTTTGTCTTCAGAAACCAGCAAGGCGTTCAAAAAGTACGGAGGAACGTCCTCGAGCCTGACCCAGAAAGACCGCGGCAGGGACATCGGTGTGCCGTCCGAATACACGAGCAATAAACCTGTCGGCATGCGCGACTCCGGCGATGGCAGATCCTTCGTGAACTGAACGTAGAAGTAAGAAAGTACCACGATCGTGAGAAAAAAACCACACAGAAAACCTAAGAGTCTCCAGCGCATCTTTCACCACGCTCGAGTGCGAGCAAATTCTTCTTCCATTCCAGTCCGGCGCTGAACCCCCCGAGAGAGTTCTTACCGACCACCCTGTGACAGGGAAAATACAAAGGCAACGGATTGCGCTTGAGCGCCTGGCCGACGGCCCTCGGAGAGGTGCCGAGCATCTTCGCAAGTTCACCGTAACTGATCGTGGAACCGTAGGGAACATCCCTCAAAGCTTGCCAGACTCTGAGCTCGAACTTTGTTCCACTAACCTTCACGGGAAAATCCAGCCGGGTCCTGACGCCTCTGAAGTATCCGTCCAGCTGTTTCACGACGACTTCAACTGGTTTCACAGTGTCTTCGCATCTCTCACCGAGCTCTATGCCGCACA
Above is a window of Thermotoga sp. Ku-13t DNA encoding:
- a CDS encoding methylated-DNA--[protein]-cysteine S-methyltransferase, which gives rise to MESFCYESVFGPICVKLEEGRVCGIELGERCEDTVKPVEVVVKQLDGYFRGVRTRLDFPVKVSGTKFELRVWQALRDVPYGSTISYGELAKMLGTSPRAVGQALKRNPLPLYFPCHRVVGKNSLGGFSAGLEWKKNLLALERGERCAGDS